From one Lycium ferocissimum isolate CSIRO_LF1 chromosome 7, AGI_CSIRO_Lferr_CH_V1, whole genome shotgun sequence genomic stretch:
- the LOC132065380 gene encoding zinc finger protein ZAT5 — protein MEVCQNFPDRLCAFKGKRTKRSRPSSPLNIAGMTVTTTSSSTAGGSDDAGGGGGRGDFYNNSTIQYSPTTSTTQISTTSTEEDEDMANCLILLAQSGCSKKVQVVSEVKKEKISSRKFAEMTTSTTGKAGFYVYECKTCNRTFPSFQALGGHRASHKRPKTIVDEKKSVTVSATATDTASAVAAADDDLHDDHHHLVNDQEQGRLNKINASLSNQIAPNNSSKTKIHECLICGAKFSSGQALGGHMRRHRPPTTTTPTTNTKISMNSTHLETTSNVSESSLSHDEKSTRNILSLDLNLPAPPEDDHKFEQSLVFATAPLVDCYY, from the coding sequence ATGGaagtttgtcaaaatttccCCGATCGCTTGTGCGCTTTCAAAGGAAAGCGCACTAAGCGATCTAGGCCGTCGTCCCCTCTTAATATAGCGGGGATGACGGTCACTACTACTAGCTCATCGACCGCTGGAGGGAGCGATGAcgctggtggtggtggtggtagaGGTGATTTTTACAATAATTCAACAATTCAATATTCACCAACCACTTCTACtactcaaatatcaacaactaGCACAGAGGAAGATGAAGATATGGCCAATTGCTTAATTCTATTAGCACAAAGCGGATGTAGCAAGAAAGTACAAGTTGTAAGTGAAGttaaaaaggagaaaatcaGCAGCAGGAAATTTGCAGAAATGACCACTAGTACAACTGGAAAAGctggtttttatgtctatgagTGCAAAACTTGTAACAGAACTTTCCCTTCATTTCAAGCACTTGGTGGCCATAGAGCAAGTCATAAAAGGCCCAAAACCATAGTGGATGAGAAAAAATCTGTCACTGTCAGTGCAACTGCCACTGACACTGCTAGCGCTGTTGCTGCTGCTGATGATGATTTACATGatgatcatcatcatctagtgaACGATCAAGAACAAGGGCGACTCAATAAAATTAATGCATCTCTTTCAAATCAGATAGCCCCCAACAACAGCAGCAAAACCAAAATCCACGAGTGTTTAATTTGTGGGGCGAAGTTTTCATCAGGGCAAGCTTTAGGTGGTCATATGAGAAGACACAGACCACCTACGACGACAACTCCTACTACAAACACTAAGATTTCGATGAATTCTACGCATCTTGAGACAACAAGCAATGTTTCAGAATCATCTTTATCCCATGATGAAAAGTCTACAAGAAATATTTTGTCTCTTGACCTTAATTTGCCAGCGCCACCAGAAGATGATCACAAATTTGAACAAAGTCTTGTCTTCGCCACTGCTCCTTTGGTGGATTGCTATTACTAA